One window from the genome of Phalacrocorax aristotelis chromosome 28, bGulAri2.1, whole genome shotgun sequence encodes:
- the CHCHD5 gene encoding coiled-coil-helix-coiled-coil-helix domain-containing protein 5 codes for MRRTVRLADPHGTTHAHRDLAASAHAHSGSTGGSTGGGGGMQAALEITARYCRNEMDQYGRCVAASPASWQRDCHGLRLSMSRCAAAHPIVQQIRQDCAEPFAAFEQCLKENQASVMNCSEHVNAFLLCADRVKLST; via the exons ATGCGTCGCACCGTGCGGCTGGCCGACCCCCACGGCACAACGCATGCGCACAGGGACCTAGCGGCGTCGGCGCATGCGCACAGCGGCAGTACGGGCGGGAGCaccggtggcggcggcggcat GCAGGCGGCCTTGGAAATCACGGCACGTTACTGCCGCAACGAGATGGACCAGTACGGGCGGTGCGTGGCCGCCAGCCCGGCCTCTTGGCAGCGCGACTGTCACGGGCTCCGCCTCAGCATGTCCCGTTGCGCCGCCGCTCA CCCGATCGTGCAGCAGATCCGCCAGGACTGCGCGGAGCCGTTCGCCGCCTTCGAGCAGTGTCTGAAGGAGAACCAAGCCTCTGTCATGAACTGCAGCGAGCATGTCAACGCCTTCCTGCTCTGCGCTGACCGGGTGAAGCTCTCCACGTGA